In Streptomyces sp. NBC_01231, the sequence GCATCAGGATGCCCAGCGACAGCATCGGCGAGCGCAGCATCGCGGCGACGCCCATCGAGAACATCGCGATCAGGGTCATGTAGAGCCCGCCGCCGATGACCGCGCGCAGCACCCCGGCGTCGCCGATCGACGCCTTGTGCTCGCCGAGCATCGCCTGCCCGAGGAAGAAGGTGACGAAGCTGGTGGCGAGGCCCACCGCGAGCACCAGCCCGGTGGCCACCGCGATCTTGCTGGCCAGGAAGGTGCCGCGCTGCGGTACGGCGGCCAGCGAGGTGCGGATCATGCCGCTGCTGTACTCGTTCGACACCACGAGCACCCCGAACACGATCATCGCGAGCTGCCCGAGGCTCATGCCCGCGAAGCTGATGTAGGTCGGGTCGAAGGACAGCCTGTCCTGCGCGTTCATCTTGTCGAACTCGTTCTTCGACAACGCCGAGATCAGCATCCCGAGCGCGATGGTGACGACCACGGCCAGCGAGAGCGTCCACACCGTGGACGCCACCGACCGGATCTTGGTCCATTCGGACCGGACGACCTGGATCGCCGCCATGCTCAGTTCCCCTTCCAGCCGTCGCCCCACGGCTGCTGATCGGCAGGCGCGTCGGAGTGGGCGTGGTACTCGACCGACTCCGCGGTCAGTTGCATGAACGCCTCCTCCAGGGAGGCCTGCTGGGGGCTCAGCTCGTGCAGCACGAGCTGGTTCTGGGCGGCCAGCTCGCCGATGTACTCGGCCTTGCTGCCGTCGATCTCCAGCGAGCCGTTGCCGGCCTCCACGGCGGTGACCCCGGCGCGGTGCAGCACGTCGAGGAGACGCTCGCGCTGCGGGCTGCGGACCCGGACGTACGATCGCGAGTTCTGCGCGATGAAGTCGGCCATGGAGGTGTCGGCGAGCAGCCGCCCCTGTCCGATGACGACGAGGTGGTCGGCGGTCAGCGCCATCTCGCTCATGAGGTGCGAGGAGACGAAGACCGTACGGCCCTGCGCGGCCAGCGTCTTCATCAGGTTGCGGATCCAGTGGATGCCCTCGGGGTCGAGCCCGTTGACCGGCTCGTCGAACATCAGGATCCGCGGGTCGCCGAGCAGCGCGCCCGCGATCCCGAGACGCTGGCCCATGCCGAGCGAGAACCCCTTGGCCTTCTTCTTCGCGACCGCGGTGAGACCCACCGTGTCCAGCACCTCGTGCACCCGCTTCTTCGGGATGCCGTTGCTCTGCGCGAGGCACAGCAGATGGTTGTGGGCGCTGCGGCCGCCGTGCATGGCCTTGGCGTCCAGCAGGGCGCCGATGTACGTCAGCGGGTCCTTGAGTTGGTCGTAGTGCTTGCCGTCGATACGGACGTCCCCGGCGGTGGGGCGGTCGAGACCGATCATCATGCGCATGGTCGTCGACTTCCCGGCGCCGTTCGGTCCGAGGAAGCCCGTCACGATGCCCGGTCTGACGCTGAAGGTCAGGTTGTTGACCGCCGTCTTCTCGCCGTACCGCTTGGTGAGGCCCTCCAGCTCGATCATGCGGACCACGCTAGGACCCGTGTTCCGCGAATGCCAACCGACTGGGCAAACGGTGGCCGACGAGTGTGACAAGAAACGTGAAAGACGGCCGGGATCCGGCCACGGGCGGGCGCCGTCGAAGATCGTGGACGACGCGTCCCTGCCGCCGGCCGGGCCAACGCGGGCACGACGAAGGCCCGCACCCCCTGAACAGAGGGTGTGGGCCTCGGCCGTACTACTTCGCCCGCTTTTCGGTTACCGGGACTGCTGAGCCGGGACACCCCGGGAGATCGGCTCGTCGTCCGGCGTGCCGGCGGCGGCCACCGCGGCGCCCGTGAGCGTGGCGAGCATCTCGCGCACGTTCGTCAGCTGGGCGTTGATGGAGTCGCGGCGGTTGGTGAGAGCCGCCAGCTCCCGCTCGGATTCCGAACGGATCCGGTCGGCCTTGGCGTTGGCGTCGGCCACGATGTCCTCGGCCTGACGCTGCGCCGTCTCGACGGTCTGACGGGCGCGACGCTCGGCGTCCGTGCGCAGCTTCTCCGCCTCCAGCCGCAGCTGCTCCGCGCGGTGCTCGATCTCCGCGAGACGCTTCTCCGCCTTCTGCTGACGGGACGCCAGGTCGCGCTCCGACTGCTCGCGGCGCTTGGCCAGGTTCGTCTCGAAGTCGGCGGCGGCCTGCGCGGCCTTGGCGCGGGTCTCCTCGAAGAGGGCGTCGGCCTCCTCGCGCTTCGACTGCGCGTCCTTCTGAGCCTCGGAACGCAGCTGCGAGGCGTCGCTCTTCGCCTTCTCGATGACCCGGACGCCCTCGTCCTCGGCCTTGGCCTTGCGCTCCGCAGCGAACGATTCTGCGTCGTTGCGAACCTGCTGAGCCGCCGACTCGGCCAGCTCACGGTGCTGCTCGGCGGCGCGACGTGCCTCCTCGCGCAGATCCTTGGCCTCTTCCTCGGCGAGGCGGAGGATCTTCTCGACACGCGCGCCGAGGCCGGCGTACGACGGCTCGGCGTCGTTCACCTGGGCCTGGGCGTTCTGCGTCTCGAGGTGGAGCTCCTCGATGCGCTTTTCCAGAGCGGTGATGCGGGCGAGAGCGCTGTCACGATCGGAGACGAGCTTCGAGATCCGTTCGTCCACCTGCGCGCGGTCGTACCCACGCCGCACAAGCTCGAAGCCGTAGGGGGAAGTGTCGCTCATGGGGATCCTGTCAAATGAGACCGGTGAGGTGATAGGGGGAATCCTAGGGGCCGAAGCGGTCTGTCATCGAGCGGATACGTGTTTGATCTGGAGAATGACACCCCTTTTGGGTGGCTAACCGCAGGACGACTTGCCAAAGACTTGGTCAAAGGCCCCAGAAGGTGCCGGAATCAGCTCTGTGTTCTAGCCCTCTGACGCCTTGCCACCCGAACGAGGGGCCCCGATCACGGCACCCGCCTTGACGCCGTCCTTGCCGGCCCCGGGTGCCTCGAAGGATTCCAACGCCTCGAGGACGTCCTGGACACGGGAGATCTCGGCGTTGATGTCCTCGCGGCGGCGCACCAGGATCTCCAGCTCGCGCTTGCCCTCCTCGACCGTGCGCTTCGCCTCGCGGATCGCCTCCGCCCTGAGCTCCTCGGCCTCCCTGATCAGCGCCGCCTTCTTCTGCTCGGCCTCCTTCAGGAGCCCCTCGGCCTTCTTCACGGCGGCGATCCGGACCTTGCCCGCCTCGGAATTGGCCTCCGAGACCAGCTCCTTGGCCTTCGCCTCTGCCTTGGCGAGCTGCTCCTCGGACGCCTTGATGAGCGCGTCGCAGCGGTCGCCGGTCGACTTCATCGTCTCGGCGGCCTCGCGGCGGGCCCGCTCGTGCAGGTTCTCGATCTCGCCCGTGATGCGTTCGCGCAGCTCCTCGGCGCGCTCCCTGATCGCGGTGGCGTCCCGGCGGGCACCGACGAGCAGCTCGTCCGCGTCGGTACGGGCCCGCTCCACCAGCGCGTTGCCCTCGAGCGTCGACTCGGACACCAGCCGGTCCGCCTCGGCGCGGGCCGCGCCGACCATGCTGTCGGCCTGGGCCTCCGCGTCCGCGGTGGCCTTCTGCGCCTGTTGCTGCGCCTCGGTGAGCAGCTTGTCGGCCTCGGCGGTGGTCTCCGTGATGAGCTTGTCGACCTGCTCGGCCGCCTCGGAGCGGCGCTTGTGGGCGTTCTGCCGGGCCTCGTCGAGGGTGTGCTCGGCCTCTTCGCGCGCGGAGTTGACCAGCCGCTCGGCCGCCGTCTCCGCCTCTGTCCTGACCCGCTCCGCCTCGGCGCGGACCCGCTCGGAGTGCTGCTGGGCCGCCCCGACGGTGTCGGCGGCCTCGGCGCGCAGTCGCTCGGCGTCGCCCCGCGCCTCGCCGACCAACTGGTCGGCCTGGGCGATGGCCTCGGACCGTACGCGCTCGGCCTCGGCGACGGTCTCCGACCGCAGCCGCTCGGCCTCGGCCACGGTCTCCCGGCGCAGCCGGTCGGTGTCCGTGATCGTCTCGGTGGTGAGCCGCTCGGCCTCGTTGCGTGCCTCGGTGATGAGGGCGTCGGCCTGCGTCGCCGCGTCCGACCGGATGCGGTTGGCGTCCTCGCGGGCGTCCGCCCGGGTGCGCCCCGCCGCCTGGTCGGCCTCGGCGATGGTCTCCGACGCCTGCGTACGCAGCCGCTGGGCATGCTCGGAGGCCTCGGACCTGAGCCGCTCCGACTCCGCGATCGCCTCCGAAACCGTGCGCTCCGCGAGCGCCTTGGCGGCCTCGGACTCCTCGCCCGCCTCGCGCCGGACCCGGTTGGCGTCGTCGGTGGCGCGCTCCCGCTCGGAGTAGGCGTCGGAGCGGACCCGGTCCGCCTCCTCCTGGGCCTCCCGGCGGGTACGGTCCGCCGCGTGCTCGGCGGCGCTGCGCAGCCCGGTGATCTCCTCCTGCGCCTGCTCGTGCAGCCCGGCGACCGAGTCCCGCACCTGCTGGGCGTGCTGCTCGGCGGCGGACACCATCTCGGTGGCCCGCCGGTCGGCCTCCTCGACCAGTCGTACGGCCTCGGTCTGCGCCTCCTCCACGCGATTGCGCGCCGAGGCCAGCAGCTCCTCGCTCTGCTCGCGGGCCCGCTCACGCTCCTGGTCGGCCTCCTGCCGGGCGGAACCGAGGTACTCCTCGGCCTCGCGCCGACGCCGGTTGGCCTCCTCCTGCGCGGCGGCCAGCGTCTCGGACGCCTCCGTCGACAGCCGCTCGGCGGCGGCCTGCGCCTCCGCCCGTACCCGGTCGGCGGTGTCCTGTGCCTCCGACTTCAGCCGCTCGGCCTCGGACGCGGCCTCCGACCGCAGGCGTACGGCGACGGACTCGCCCTCCGCACGGGACGCGGACGCGTCCGACGCGGCCTCGGTGCGCAGCCGCTCCGCCTCCGCCTCCGCCTGCTGCTGGAGCGAACGGATCCGCTCGGCGGCCTCGGCGCGCAGCCGGTCGCCCTCCTCGGAGGCCTCGCGGCGGATCCGGGAGGCCTCCTCGCGGGCCTGAGCCAGCGCCTGCTCGGCGGCGGCGAGCCGCTCCTCGGCCTCGGTGTGCAGTCGCGTCAGTTCCTCGGCGGCGTCCGCACGGCGGGCCTCCATGGCCCGCTCGGTCTCCTCACGCAGCTCGCCCGCGGCCCGCTCGGCGGCGGCTGCGATCTCCTCGGACAGTTCGACGGCCTCGGCGCGCTGCTGCTCGGCCTCGTTGCGGGTGCGCTCCAGCGTCTCCTCGGCCTGACGGCGCAGGGTGGTCGCCCGCTCGATGGCCTCCGTACGGACCTTCTCGCTGTCCGAGGTGGCCTTCTGGCGCAGCTCGTCCGCGTCCTGCCGGGTCTTGCCCAGCAGTTCCTCGGCGGTCCTGGCCGCCTCCTCGATCTGCTGGACGGCCTCCTTGCGGGCCTCGGAGCGGATCTTCTCGCCCTCGGCGACCGCGTCGGCACGCAGCTGTTCGGCCTCGCCGCGCAGCCGACGGGCCTCCTCCTGCAGCTCGACCGTCTTGGCGCGGTACTCCTTGGTGTCGTCCTTCGCCGTGCCCTTGAGCTGCTCGGCGATGTCGTGCGCCTCGGCCCGCAGCCGGTCCGCCTCGGTCTCCGCCTCGGTGCGGATCCGCTCGGCCTCCTCGGCGGCGGCCTTGGTGGTGTTCTGCGCGTCCTCCTGGGCCTTGGTCAGGACCTCCTCGGCGGTCCTGGCGGCCTTGGACAGCTGGGTCGCGCTCTCCTCGGCGGTGAGGGTGCGGGCCTTCTCGGCTGCTTCGTCCAGCAGCTTCTCGGCCTCGGCACGGGCGTCCGCGACGATCTGCTCGGCGGACTCCTTGGTGACCTCGGCCTCCTTGGTGGCCTCGGTGACCAGCCGGGCGACCTGCTCCTTCGCCGTGCGGGTGCGCTGCTCGTTGGTCGACTCCGCGCTCGACAGCGCCTTCTCGGCGGCCGCCTTCGCCTCGGCGACCAGCTTCTCCGCCTCGGCGCGCGCCTCCCGCAGAGCCGTGTCGGCCTCCGCGATGCGCTGTTCGGCGGTCCGGCTCAGTTCCTGCGCCTCACGGCGGGCCGTGTCCGACTCGGTCGCGGTGGACGTCCGCAGCTGCTCGGCGTGGTCGGTGGCCTCCTGGGCCTGGGTGGAGGCGGCGTTCAGCAGGCGCTCGGCGTCCGTGCGGGCGCGCCGCAGCAACTGCTCGGCCTCCGCGCGGGCGGACTCGGCCTCGCTCTGCAACCGCTGCCGGGCCTCCGAGGTCACCCGTTCGGCCTCCGCGCGGGCGGTGGCCATGGCCTGCTCGGTCTCCGCGCGGGTCTCGTCGAGAAGCCGGCGGGCCTGCTGCTCGGTCCGGGCGCGCAGCTGCTCCGCCCACGCCACGTTCTCGTTGACGTGCGACTCGACGGTCTGCCGCCGCTCGGACAGCTCCTGGTCCAGCTGCTGGCGCCGGGTGACCGCCTCCTGGTGCAGCTCCGCCTGGAGCCGGGCGGCCTGCTCGGCGTGCTCCTGGAGGATGCGCTGGGTCTGCGCCCGGGCCTGGCTCAGCTCACGCTCGGCCTCCTGGCGCAGCTGGTCGGCCTGGACCTGCGCGTTGCGCAGCAGCTGCTCGGCCTGGTAGCCGAGGTCGCCGCCGTCGAAGGCGGGCCGGGACATGATGGTGCGCCGCGCCTCGTGCAACTTGGCGCGCAGCACCTCGACCTGGTAGCCGAGGTCCTCGGCGTGCTGAATCGCCTTTTCCCGCTCGGTCTTCAGCCGCTTCATCTCGGCTTCGAAACGAGTGAGGTGATCGACGTCAGCCGCCGGTTCCCGCTCCTGGCTCTCGTAGCCCCGCACTGCGCGGTCCCATCCGTCCCCTGGTCGCAAGTCTCTCCGTACGAGCTCCGTCCGTACGCCGAACGGGGCTCCCGGGGAATGGTGTCAGATCAACGGCGGAGCATGGGCTGCTGCCCCGACGCTCGTCCCCCGAAACCCGGACCCCGGACAGGCCCCGCCGTCACGACAGGACCCCGGTCGCCCTGGTTGCGAGCGGCGACCGCCCCCAACCCTACCGGCCCATATGTACGAGGGTCAGTGCTCAGGTGACTCAACGGGCGCTGAAGTGACCAGTTCTGTCAGTACGCCATGGCAATCCTTCGGGTGCAGGAAGGTGATCCGTGACCCCATGGAGCCGCGCCGCGGCTCTTCGTACAGGACGCGGACGCCCTTGCCCTGGATGTCGGCGGCCTCCCCGTCGACATCCGCCGTGCCGAAGGCGATGTGGTGGACGCCCTCCCCGTTCTTCGCCAGCCACTTCGCGACGGTGGAGTCCTCCCGCGTCGGCTCCAGAAGCTGCAGGTACGAGGCCCCGCCGTCGGACGTATCGTTGATCTTGAGCATGGCCTCGCGTACGCCCTGCTCCTCGTTGATCTCGGAGTGGAACACCTCGAAGCCGTAGGTGGCCCGATAGAACTCGACGGTCTTGTCGAGGTCGAAACAGGCGATCCCGATGTGGTCGATTCGCGTCAGCATGAATTCAGTGCAGCGCTCCGGAGGTGGTTACGCAACGTGCGCGCGATCACACCGACAGCCGGATGACGGAGTGTGCTACCGCTCAGTACATTCGAAGTAAACCCTCGTTCACTCCTCGGCCTGTGCGGGCCGGTAAGGGGATCGCAGCTCATGACTGGATCGAACAGCACGACCTCGGTGATCGTCGCGGGCGCCAGGACGCCCATGGGACGGTTGCTGGGCTCGCTGAAGTCCTTCTCCGGAGCCGACCTCGGCGGCTTCGCGATCAAGGCCGCCCTCGACCGTGCGGGGATCGGCGGCGACCAGGTGCAGTACGTCATCATGGGCCAGGTGCTCCAGGCCGGGGCAGGGCAGATCCCGGCACGTCAGGCCGCCGTCAAGGCAGGCATTCCGATGAACGTCCCGGCGCTCACCATCAACAAGGTGTGTCTGTCCGGCCTCGACGCCATCGCGCTCGCCGACCAGTTGATCCGTGCGGGTGAGTTCGACGTGATCGTCGCGGGCGGCCAGGAGTCCATGACCAACGCCCCGCACCTGCTGCCGAAGTCCCGCGCGGGCTTCAAGTACGGCGCGATCGAGATGCTCGACGCGATGGCGCACGACGGTCTCACCGACGCCTTCGAGAACGTCGCCATGGGCGAGTCCACGGAGAAGCACAACACCCGTCTGGGCATCGCCCGCCCGGAGCAGGACGAGTTCTCGGCCCTGTCCCACCAGCGTGCCGCCGCCGCCCAGAAGAACGGCCTGTTCGAGGCGGAGATCGCCCCGGTGGAGATCCCGCAGCGCAAGGGCGAGCCGGTCGTCTTCAGCGAGGACGAGGGCATCCGCGCCGAGACCACGGCCGAGTCGCTGGGCAAGCTGCGCCCGGCGTTCGCGAAGGACGGCACGATCACCGCGGGGTCGGCCTCGCAGATCTCCGACGGTGCCGCCGCGGTCGTCGTGATGAGCAAGACCAAGGCGCAGGAGCTCGGCCTGGAGTGGATCGCCGAGATCGGCGCCCACGGCAACGTCGCCGGGCCGGACAACTCCCTCCAGTCCCAGCCGTCCAACGCCATCCTGCACGCCCTCAAGAAGGACGGCCTGGAGGTCTCCGACCTCGACCTGATCGAGATCAACGAGGCCTTCGCGGCGGTCGCTGTGCAGTCAATGAAGGACCTCGGAGTGTCCACGGAAAGGGTGAATGTCAACGGCGGCGCCATCGCCCTCGGCCACCCGATCGGCATGTCCGGCGCCCGCCTCGTGCTGCACCTGGCCCTGGAGCTGAAGCGGCGCGGCGGTGGCGTGGGCGCGGCCGCGCTGTGCGGCGGCGGCGGTCAGGGTGACGCGCTGGTGGTGCGGGTCCCGAAGCCCTGAGTACGTCGTACGTCCCTAGCGGAACGGAGCTGTGATGCAGGACGTCTCCTCGCTGGTCGCCCAGGCCAGGGAAGGCCGGCCGCGGGCCGTGGCCCGGCTGATCTCCCTGGTGGAGGGGGCGTCCCCGCAGCTCAGGGAGGTCATGGCGACACTGGCCCCGCTGACGGGCGGGGCGTACGTGGTGGGGTTGACGGGCTCGCCGGGTGTGGGCAAGTCCACGTCGACCTCCGCGCTGGTGACGGCGTACCGCAAGCAGGGCAGGCGGGTCGGTGTGCTGGCCGTCGACCCGTCCTCACCGTTCTCCGGCGGAGCGCTGCTCGGCGACCGCGTCCGCATGTCCGACCACGCCTCCGACCCCGGCGTCTACATCCGCTCGATGGCGACCCGCGGCCACCTCGGCGGCCTCGCCTGGGCGGCCCCGCAGGCGATTCGAGTGCTGGACGCGGCGGGCTGCGACGTGATCCTGGTCGAGACGGTCGGCGTGGGCCAGTCGGAGGTCGAGATCGCGTCCCAGGCCGACACCTCGGTGGTGCTGCTGGCGCCGGGGATGGGCGACGGTATCCAGGCCGCCAAGGCCGGAATCCTGGAGATCGGCGATGTGTACGTCGTCAACAAGGCCGACCGTGACGGCGCCGACGCGACCGCTCGCGAACTGAACCACATGCTCGGCCTGGGCGAGGCCCGAGGCCCCGGCGACTGGCGCCCACCCATCGTCAAGACGGTCGCCGCCCGCGGCGAGGGCATCGAGGAGGTCGTCGAGGCGCTGGACAAGCACCGTGCCTGGATGGAGGAACGGGGCGTCCTCACGGAACGCCGGCGCGCCCGCGCGGCGCGCGAGGTGGAGGCCATCGCGGTCACCGCGCTGCGGGAACGCATCGCGGACCTGCACGGGGACCGGCGCCTCGGCGCGCTGGCCGAGAAGATCGTCGCCGGAGACCTGGATCCGTACCGGGCGGCGGACGAACTGGTGGCGGGGCTGACGGAGGGCTGAACGCCGAAACGCCGGACGGGCTGGTTCTCCAGCCCGTCCGGCGCGTTCTCGAACGATCATGTCAGTCGTCGTCACCGTCGTCGGTGTCGGTGTCGGTGTCGGTGTCGCTGTCGGCGTTGGAGCCGGCGTCGTCGTCCGCCCGGTCCGCGGTGACCTTGCCGCTGTTCAGGCCGACGTTCCACTCCTGCTCGGCCTTGCCGGAGCTCTGCGTCTCCACGTCCCAGCTCTTGGACGTGCCGGAAGTACCGTCCTCATCCAGGTCCACCGACGTCACGGTGCCCTTGCCGGCCGCGGCCTTCGCGGCCTCCGACGCCGTCACGGACGACCCCTTCAGTGCGGCCCGTACCTGGGCGGTGTCGTCCTCGCGCTCGCTGTGGGAGCCGAGGACCTTGCCGTCGGCGGGGTCGATCCGCACGCTGTGCCAGGTGTTGTCGGCGGCGAGCACGGCGACCTCCCACGCGGCCGGCCCCTTGTCGTCACCGTCCTGGTCGTCCAGCTCGGCGGAGACGGCGGTGCCCGGCGACTGCCGCAGCGCGGAGGCGATGGCGTCGGCGGCCGTCACCTTCGCGGAGGCGGCCCGCGCCGAGTCGTCGTCCGTCGAGGCCGCGTCGTCGTCCCGCGCGTCGTCGCCCGAGATCCTCACGTCCGCCGCCTGCCGCGCCGTACCCGAGCCGTCGCCGTCGCCGCTCACCGCGAGGGCCGTGGCCGTCCCGCCACCGACCAGTGCGGCGGCTGTCACAGCGGCGATCACGATGTTGCGCTTCATGAGGATTCCTCCAGAGTCGTACGGCTTCGCGCCGATTGCGTTCGCTTTCGACGTTCACCACCATCACCGACCGACGCTGAGAGGAACCTGAAACCCCCTGAAGAGATCTTCAGCTTCACCCTGCGAACCTTGACCCATGCGCCCACCCGTCACCCACCACCACCCTGCTCGAGACGCTTCGCGTCCCCCTCTTCGACTGTTGATCGTGGAGGACGAAAAGCGGCTGGCCCTGTCGCTCGCCAAGGGTCTGACCGCCGAGGGGTACGCCGTCGATGTCGTCCACGACGGCCGGGAGGGCCTGCACCGCGCCACCGAGCAGCCGTACGACCTCCTGATCCTCGACATCATGCTGCCGGGCCTCAACGGCTACCGCGTCTGCGCCGCCCTGCGCGCCGCCGGTCACGACGTGCCGATCCTGATGCTCACCGCCAAGGACGGCGAGTACGACGAGGCGGAAGGTCTGGACACGGGCGCCGACGACTACCTCACCAAGCCGTTCTCGTACGTCGTCCTCGTCGCCCGCATCAAGGCGCTGCTCCGGCGACGTGGCCAGGGCGCCGGCGCCTCACCCGTGCACGTCCACGGCGACCTCAAGGTGGACACCGCCGCCCACCGCGTCTTCCTCGGGGAGGACGAGGTCG encodes:
- the mce gene encoding methylmalonyl-CoA epimerase, producing MLTRIDHIGIACFDLDKTVEFYRATYGFEVFHSEINEEQGVREAMLKINDTSDGGASYLQLLEPTREDSTVAKWLAKNGEGVHHIAFGTADVDGEAADIQGKGVRVLYEEPRRGSMGSRITFLHPKDCHGVLTELVTSAPVESPEH
- the meaB gene encoding methylmalonyl Co-A mutase-associated GTPase MeaB, with amino-acid sequence MQDVSSLVAQAREGRPRAVARLISLVEGASPQLREVMATLAPLTGGAYVVGLTGSPGVGKSTSTSALVTAYRKQGRRVGVLAVDPSSPFSGGALLGDRVRMSDHASDPGVYIRSMATRGHLGGLAWAAPQAIRVLDAAGCDVILVETVGVGQSEVEIASQADTSVVLLAPGMGDGIQAAKAGILEIGDVYVVNKADRDGADATARELNHMLGLGEARGPGDWRPPIVKTVAARGEGIEEVVEALDKHRAWMEERGVLTERRRARAAREVEAIAVTALRERIADLHGDRRLGALAEKIVAGDLDPYRAADELVAGLTEG
- a CDS encoding ABC transporter permease, with amino-acid sequence MAAIQVVRSEWTKIRSVASTVWTLSLAVVVTIALGMLISALSKNEFDKMNAQDRLSFDPTYISFAGMSLGQLAMIVFGVLVVSNEYSSGMIRTSLAAVPQRGTFLASKIAVATGLVLAVGLATSFVTFFLGQAMLGEHKASIGDAGVLRAVIGGGLYMTLIAMFSMGVAAMLRSPMLSLGILMPFFFLISNILGNVSATKKIGRFLPDQAGSKIMQVVTPINDDTPYGPWGGLGIMALWVLAALAGGYVLLKRRDA
- a CDS encoding ABC transporter ATP-binding protein gives rise to the protein MIELEGLTKRYGEKTAVNNLTFSVRPGIVTGFLGPNGAGKSTTMRMMIGLDRPTAGDVRIDGKHYDQLKDPLTYIGALLDAKAMHGGRSAHNHLLCLAQSNGIPKKRVHEVLDTVGLTAVAKKKAKGFSLGMGQRLGIAGALLGDPRILMFDEPVNGLDPEGIHWIRNLMKTLAAQGRTVFVSSHLMSEMALTADHLVVIGQGRLLADTSMADFIAQNSRSYVRVRSPQRERLLDVLHRAGVTAVEAGNGSLEIDGSKAEYIGELAAQNQLVLHELSPQQASLEEAFMQLTAESVEYHAHSDAPADQQPWGDGWKGN
- a CDS encoding cellulose-binding protein; amino-acid sequence: MSDTSPYGFELVRRGYDRAQVDERISKLVSDRDSALARITALEKRIEELHLETQNAQAQVNDAEPSYAGLGARVEKILRLAEEEAKDLREEARRAAEQHRELAESAAQQVRNDAESFAAERKAKAEDEGVRVIEKAKSDASQLRSEAQKDAQSKREEADALFEETRAKAAQAAADFETNLAKRREQSERDLASRQQKAEKRLAEIEHRAEQLRLEAEKLRTDAERRARQTVETAQRQAEDIVADANAKADRIRSESERELAALTNRRDSINAQLTNVREMLATLTGAAVAAAGTPDDEPISRGVPAQQSR
- a CDS encoding response regulator transcription factor; its protein translation is MRPPVTHHHPARDASRPPLRLLIVEDEKRLALSLAKGLTAEGYAVDVVHDGREGLHRATEQPYDLLILDIMLPGLNGYRVCAALRAAGHDVPILMLTAKDGEYDEAEGLDTGADDYLTKPFSYVVLVARIKALLRRRGQGAGASPVHVHGDLKVDTAAHRVFLGEDEVALTAKEFSVLEQLVLRAGEVVSKSQILEHVWDFAYDGDPNIVEVYISTLRRKLRAGLIRTVRGAGYRLEAER
- a CDS encoding PepSY domain-containing protein, with translation MKRNIVIAAVTAAALVGGGTATALAVSGDGDGSGTARQAADVRISGDDARDDDAASTDDDSARAASAKVTAADAIASALRQSPGTAVSAELDDQDGDDKGPAAWEVAVLAADNTWHSVRIDPADGKVLGSHSEREDDTAQVRAALKGSSVTASEAAKAAAGKGTVTSVDLDEDGTSGTSKSWDVETQSSGKAEQEWNVGLNSGKVTADRADDDAGSNADSDTDTDTDTDDGDDD
- a CDS encoding acetyl-CoA C-acetyltransferase, with the protein product MTGSNSTTSVIVAGARTPMGRLLGSLKSFSGADLGGFAIKAALDRAGIGGDQVQYVIMGQVLQAGAGQIPARQAAVKAGIPMNVPALTINKVCLSGLDAIALADQLIRAGEFDVIVAGGQESMTNAPHLLPKSRAGFKYGAIEMLDAMAHDGLTDAFENVAMGESTEKHNTRLGIARPEQDEFSALSHQRAAAAQKNGLFEAEIAPVEIPQRKGEPVVFSEDEGIRAETTAESLGKLRPAFAKDGTITAGSASQISDGAAAVVVMSKTKAQELGLEWIAEIGAHGNVAGPDNSLQSQPSNAILHALKKDGLEVSDLDLIEINEAFAAVAVQSMKDLGVSTERVNVNGGAIALGHPIGMSGARLVLHLALELKRRGGGVGAAALCGGGGQGDALVVRVPKP